The genomic DNA AACAAGCCCTTCAGAAGGTGGTAGACCTCGTTCTATGCCACATATAACTCCGCCTGGGGGAAGTTTATTATACACTATCAGTGCAAATCCGAACCAAGGGTTTCGTTTTGTTCGATGGGAGCTAATCAACGGATGGAATGCTTCGATAGGCAATCTAAATGCAGAAACAACAAGTCTTAATATCTCTACTGGTGGCCCTATAGGACCACCAGTACATGAGACGATAACGATACGAGCAATATATGAGAGGGTTTACAATTTAACTTTCCAATCTTCTCCAAATGCTGGAGGAAATCCAAGAGCGGATCAAACAATACTGGCACAAGGTGAAACGACCACGATCCATGCCAACGTTTCGAATGGATATCGCTTTGTTCAATGGGAGCCTGTTTCTGGAAACGCGACTATTGCAAACCGAACGAGTCAAAGTACATCCATTACGATGGGGGCAGGAGATTCGTCAATTCGAGCAGTCTACGAACAAATCACCCATAGTGTGAGTGTGCAGGCAAATCCAACGATTGGTGGCAATCCTAGGGTTTCAGCTTCATCCGCTGCCCAAGGAGCAACCATCAATTTGAATGCAAATCCAGCTACCGGTTATCGTTTTGTCAATTGGCAGTTTCGAACCCAAAATGGGGCAACCATAACGAATAGTAATCTGGCGAATACCAGTTTACGAATGGGTACGGGACCTGTGAGCGTCCAAGCCAATTATGAACGCTTGCAACAAGGTAGTGTCGTCGTAAGGTATGTGGACGAAGAGGGTAATGAGTTAGCTCAAAGCGATATTTTAACGGGATTTAGCGGAGAAGCATATCGTACAGAAGCAAAAGAAATCGAAGGGTGGGAATTGCTTGTTAAACCGGAAAATGCAACAGGGGTTTTCACGAATGTGGAGCAAATAGTCACCTATACTTATCGGAAGAACCAGCAGTTATGGGGAACTGTCCCTTGGGAATACGACGAGGCAACGAAAACGATCCATTTGTATGGTGGAATCGCTGGATCGGTCCCAGAAGCGCCATGGAAAAGCCATTCTGAAGTTGAAACGATCATTGTCACCAACGAGGTATTTTTACCGGAAAATAGCGCATCTCTTTTTAACGGGGCAAGACAGTTAGAAAGTATTGAAGGTGTAGGAAACTTTAATACATCTAAGGTAACGAATATGGATGAGATGTTTGCACGTACTTCGGCGCTAAAAGAGCTAGATATTAGTCAATGGGATGTGTCTAATGTAACTAGCATGAGTCACACATTTGCTTGGATGACCAATTTAAGAAAGCTAGATGTCAGTCAATGGGATGTTGGGAATGTGATCGATATGGGGAATTTATTTATGTCTTCCTCTTCGCTAGCTGAATTAGATTTGAGCAATTGGGACACAAGAAATAAAAATATTAGTGGCATGTTCTATCTTGCATTAAGACTTTCATCCCTTAAATTAGGAGAAGAATCAGTTATCGGAAATACCAGCTTACGAACTATCGTTCCTACAGCGGAATATACAGGACGATGGGTGCTTGAAGAAAGTTTGGATAGTTCAGTTCGAACAATCGCTTTTGAGAATTCAAACGAATTTATGGCAAATTACGACGGAAATCATCCAGGAACTTATGTATGGGAACGTTCTCGTCCGGAAGAATTAGTGGCAACATTAGAGCCATTAAGTGACCAATCAACAGCAATCACTGGCTGGATGACAGAAGTAACGGATAGTCGAACAATCACTTACCAAAATACAGCGGGACAAACAGTCAGTGTAACTAAAGAATCACCGAGGATCAAGTGGGGAGATTACCAAGATGCAGATCAACGGATTCGACAGTTTGAGATACCCTTAGCAGAAAATGAGCGTTTAGCAACAGACACACAGGTAACGCTCGCTATTGCTAAACCATCCGTCGAAACAACTGGTGATTTGACGATTGACGAAAAGGTAATCAAAGGGATCGACTACACTGCAAATCACTTTACATTAGAACGTAATAAGTTAGAGGGATTAACCAGTGAAGCAGAACTCCATGAATTGATTCTGAAGGAAAGTCAGGCAACAGCACACGATGTTTTGACACAGGACGATCGCAGTCAGGAAATTAAAATCGTAGCTACGGATTTAACCAAGGATGAAGTGGACGATGGCACGTATTTTTCTACATTTCAAGTAGGGAACAAAGCCTATCAGTTTACAATAGGCATTGATGTTAGTTCGAAGATCCATCATCTAAAAGTTTCCATACCGACGAAAATGGTGTTCGAATCCCTCTACCAAGGCGAGGAAACTAATCGTGAATTTGTTAGTCCAGATTACGAGATACGTAATCATTCAGATCTTTCTGTTGATACGTATGTGAATCAGTTCATTGTTGAAGATGATGCAGGGGTCACCTTGTTAAGGGAGGATGAAAATCCTTTAGATCACGCGCCATTGCAAGAAGGACAACCGAAAAAATTCTCTGATATCAAACAACCACTATTGGAATTACAGTTGATGTCTAATGAAACCAAAATTTCTTTATATGGACGAAGAAGTGAACAACGCTTGGCACAAGTTGCACCATATTCAAGTGTCCCTTTCCATTTGACCGGTCGATTTTATGGGCCATATCCTAAGTGGATCTCGGAAAGTGAAAATGAACAAGGGGGCTATTATCAAGAGTCATTCGTTCCCACCTATCGTATGATTTTACGATTTGTTCCCAGATAGCGGGCATAGATGTACGAGATAAAAGAATGATAATGACTAGGAGACGTTCAACCAATGAGTAAAACAAAACGAAGGAATCAACAAAAGAAACGACGGAAGAACGGCGTCTTATTGTTGTTTGTTTCTTTGTTGGTGATGGCTGTTGCTAGTTGGTATTGGTTTGGTCACAAAGAACCCACTCCAGTTATCAGCGCAGATTTGTTGCCTGAAATCAGTGATGCGAGTGATCAACGGATTTCTGAGCGTGCGCAAGAACTAGCAGATGCAAATTATTTCACCTTGCAGATCAACCCAGAAGCAGTTTTCGAAAATGGCAGAAGTCGTGGATCGATCGAAATCGTCAATCCTGGCACGAATGTTTATCCGATTGCGGTCGATATCACGATCAATGATACGAAAGAAGTGATTTATTCTTCTGGCGCGATTTATCCCAATCAATTGATTGAAGCGGTGTATTTGAAGCGACCTTTAGAAAAAGGAGAATATCCAGCAACAGCGACAGTCAATATCTATGATCCAGAAACCAAAGAAAAACAAGGCGTAACCGAAGCAGAAATCAGCATATTGATAAAAAATTAATCCAATTTAAGTGAGGCTACCTAAATGAAAAAAGCAACAAAATTAGTGTTAAGTATTCTAACAATTACAGGAGTATGTATTAGTGGAATTACCGCTTTTGCTAGTCCAGTCCAAACCATCGATGGGCGAGAAGGTGCAACTTCTGGAGATATCACTATAAAGGGGATCATCGGTGAATTTGATAATACAAAGCCTGGTCCAAATCCAGAAAATCTCGATCAATGGATCAATGTGACCCTACCGACGACAGCTATTTTCCGGACAACAGAAGAATCTGAGCATAAAAAGATTACTTCTCCGGCTTATCACGTGACGAACCATTCTGCGCTAAGTGTGCGGGCTTCCGTCTCAAATGTGACAGAAGTCAAAGAAATGAGCGAAGTGGATCGACTAACGATCAACACGATCGAATTATTCAACAAAGGAGTTTCGACAGTTACAGCTACGCCTTTATTCACCTTATCTGGTAATGAGGGGAATCATACAGTCGGTAACTTCCAATTTAGTGGGGATGCGACACCGAGAAATGCTTCCGTAGAAAGTAATCCGAGCTTTAAACTAGTATTGAATTTTGCAGTAGAGGAATAAAGCGAATGGAAAATCTACTATCAGATAGTACGATGAGGAAGTCTAGAAGTAAAAAATGGCAAGTTTTATCGGTACTACAAATACTTTTTATTATCAGCTTATCCTGTTCAACCATAGTTAAGGCAGAAGAGGTGCAATCTACTCACAATATCAGAGTATCTGGTACGATTGGATCAACTGTTGAAGAAACAAAAGAAGCAAACAAGCACCAGACACTAGTCGCTGATCTTTCTGCGATCACAAAACAAAATCTACCCGAAACAGGAACAGTAGTAAATCAACGAATTGTTTTCTTAGGTTATCTGTTGATTGGTATTTCTGGGGGAGTAGTTTTGTTTTCTAGAAAACGAAACTATCCTATTGAATACTTAAAATGATCGATCTAGTAGGGAAATGAGCGTTGAAAAATGACAGAAAACGAGTAAACAAAAAAGCCATCCGCAGAGGATGGCTTTTTTCTATGGTCAATCACTACTGTTTCTAGACGAAGATCGAGTAGAAGGTGCAGTTCGTGTCCCGCTGTCACCACCAGCAGCATTTGTATCTTCGGAACTTGGCGGCGTAGCAGAGGATTCAGGTGGTGCTTCCTCGCTAGAAGATGCTGGTGGTTCTGTAGAAGGCTCACTACTTGGTTCAGTTGGTTCACTACTTGGTGGCGTTGACTGTTCAGAGCTACTAGGTTCAGTCGTTGAGCTTGTAGAAGTCTCAGGAACAGTTTCGCTCGTTGAAGAATCTGGAACAGGAGTTACAGGGACGACCGCAGATGAAGAAGGAATCGTCGTTGACGGCACCGTAGCGTTTGAATTGCCAGATGATGATGCATTTCTAAAGAATAATTCACCACCAGAACGGTACAGTCCGTTAGGCATCGTCCAATCCGTATTTGTCACATTTGCGGAGACAAATTTCATCAATTCGCGATAAACATCTGAAGCTACATCTGTTCCAGTGGAAGTGATCGGAGTCATTTTATCATTGTATCCCGTCCACACAGAAATTGCATAATTCGGTGTGTAACCAGCAAATAAAATATCTGGATAAACGCCCGTTGAGGTACCTAACTTAGCATATTCCTCGTCCGTATAATTAGATGTTCCTGTTTTACCTGCTTGGATCAACCCTGGGATTGCGGCATTCGTACCGGTTCCGCGAGTAATCGTATCTTTCAAGATGTCAGTAACCATATACGCTGTCTCTTCAGACATCGCTCTTGTTCCTTCTGGTTCAAATGTTTCTTCAGTGCCATCTTGGAAAACGATCCGATTAACGTATTGTGGTTTATAGTAAGTACCACCGTTTGCTAAGGCAGCGTATGCTGCGGCCATTTTTTCAGAAGAAGCACCGTATTTTGTACCATCTTGTTGTTCAGTATTACTTGAAATCGCATTTGACTGATGGATCGTGCTATATTCGATCCCTAAGCTACTCAAGAATTCTGCAACTTTATCTGCGCCAACTTCATTGAAGAGCTTGACTGCTGGGACGTTTCTTGAAAGGTATAACGCTTGGCGCAAGGTGACCATTCCCATGTAACGGTTGTCCCAGTTCGAAACAGGAATAGAAGTTCCTTCATAATTGTAAGGTGCATCGGCGATCAATTTGCCAGTAGAATAGTTCAATTCTTCAAATGCTGGCGCGTAGTCAGTGATCGGTTTCATGGTTGAACCAAAGTCACGAGAGGTATTAACAGCTAAGTTATTACCTAAAGCGACATCATCCGGAATGTTTCTTCCACCGATCTGCGCGGTGACTTGTCCAGTATTGACATCGATCAACGTAGTGGCTACTTGCATTTGATCATCTGGATATGCAACGTATTGATCTGTATTCACCACATCATATAAGTGTTTTTGGGCATTCAAGTCTAAGTTCGTATAAATATCTAAGCCATCGGTATAGACATTCTTGTCTGTTTTAGCATGGACTTCATTGATGACCTCTTTGACATAATTGTCGACGATCCGTGTATTAGTGTCTTCTTGGGTTAATTCTTGTAACCCATCCGTGATCGGTGTATTGATCGCTGTATCGTACTCTGTTTGAGAGATTTTTTCGTTTTGGAGCATCGTGTACAAGACAGTATCACGACGTTTTTTTGCTTGCTCTGGAAACTGGTAAGGATCATAAGCTGACGGTGCTTGAGGCATTCCTGCTAAAAGCGCGGTTTGCGGTAAATTCAATTCGCTTAATGTTTTTCCAAAGTAAGATTGAGCCGCTGTTTCCATGCCATAAAGACCGTTAGACATATAGACTTTGTTGACATAGTAGGTCAATATCTCTTGTTTTGATTTCGTTTGTTCCAGTCTGACAGCCATCCAGGCTTCTTGGGCTTTACGTCTGATTGTTTGGTCTTCGGTACTAGTCGAGAAGAAAGAGAGCTTGATCAGCTGCTGAGTCAACGTACTACCACCTTGTAAGCCGCCAGATGTAAAGTTGGATAATGCGGCACCGATGATCCGAACAGGGTCGACACCGATATGTTTGTAAAATCTTCGGTCTTCGACTGAAACGATGGCATCTTCAAGTGTCTTTGGCAGTTCATTGGCAGAAATTTTTTCTCTTTTTTCTGCTCCTAGATCCTCAAATAACTCGCCATCTTTCGTATAAAGTTTTGACGAAACTGTTGCATCCAGTTTTTCGTCTGTCAAAGCAGGAGCATCTTTGGCATAAAACCAAAAAAGTCCGACCCCTGCGAGAAAAGCGACACAGATCAAGGAAAGACCAATTAAAAGAATACGTGTGATCAATCCTTTTCGATCTTTTCCAGTGCCTTTTTTCGTTGATTGTTTTCCTCTTTTCTTTGGAGAAGAAGAGGAGGTGCTTCTTTTAGAAGATCTCGTTTGATTAGTTGGCATTCTTTGGTTCTCCTTCATTAGATTCTAAGTACTGGTCGATTGCTTGCAAGTATGGAACACGAGGGGCAAAGCCACTTGGAATCTCGATTCCTAATTCTTCAATCAATGAAAGCGGCAAGGATTTCCTTCCTTGTGTCTGTTGTTCGTGCCAATAGTGGACTAAATGTGTACTATCTAAATAAAAACAACGCTGTAAGGCAGAAAACCATAAAAGGACAAAACAGATTCCTCCTTGTTTTTGACAAGCTTCCATATGTGAGATTTGATGGGGATGAAAATTTTTAAATGGAAATGAAGTTTTGTTTTTTGTCTCTTTTGCTTCAAAATCCAAATAGAAACCTCGATAGACACCGTTATAATCAGTTGTGGAAGCCTGTGTAAAATAAGCTTCTTTAATGACAGCGGCACTACGTCGAGGATAGTCAACTTTTACGATTTGAACCGGTGTTGGCTTTTTATGGATAACGGCCATTTGATGTGCCAGATAATACTCGTTGCTTTCATTGATGGCTTCTTCAAATCGCATCCCGCGATTGCCAAACTCCGTATTTGGGTTCCTTTTTACTTGTTTTTTTTCTTTGGACGAGGCATCCTTGATATAAGGACGGCCATTTGGATAGCGTAAAACCATGATCGAATCACTCTCCTAGGCCACATTATAGCAAAAAAGCACAGAGAAAGAAAAGGAAACTGGAATGGATACAATAAAAGTAATGTATATCTCTGGTTATCGCAGTTTTGAATTAGGTATATTCAAAGATAATGACCCTAAAATGACAGTTATTAAAAAAGTTTTAAAAAATGAATTGACCCAATTGGTGGAAGAAGGATTGGAATGGGTGATCATCAGCGGTAACTTAGGCGTCGAATTATGGGCAGGTGAAGTCGTCGCTGAAATGAAGACGGATTATCCAGAATTGAAGCTTGGGATCATTTATCCGTTTGCAGAGTTTGGCAATGGCTGGAATGAGAACAATCAGGAAAAGAAAAGGCTGGTAGAACAGCTTTCTGACTATCGTGAGTCGGTGAGTCACCAACCCTATCAATCACCAAGTCAACTAAGAAATCATACCCAATTTATTCTACAACATACGGACGGGACACTATTGATTTATGATCCAGAATATCCTGGAAAAACAGACTATTTTTTTAAGGATGCACAAAAATATCAAGGGAGTCATCCTTATGAGATTCGAACCGTCAGCATGGATGATTTGCAAAATTTTAGTGAATAAAATAATATAGTGTTTGATTTATCAAGTCTTTTCCGATACAATAAAAAAGTAGAAACGTTAATACGTAAATGAGAACTAGAGGTGTAAATATGGCGAATTTGATTTATAGTCCTAAAGACATTTTACAACAAGAATTCAAAACAAAAATGCGCGGATATGATCCGATCGAAGTGGACGAATTCTTAGACAATATTATCAAAGATTATGAGAATTACAGCAAACAACTCCTTGCTTTACAAGAAGAAAACGATAAATTAAGTGCAAAAGTCGCTCAATTGTCGAAAAACCAAGGAGCAGCTCCAAGTCGTGCACAACAAACAGAAACTCCTAAAAGTGCGGCAGTAACGAATTTTGATATTTTAAAACGTTTATCAAATCTTGAACGTGAAGTATTTGGTAAAAAATTAGATGCACAAGCAGGAAATGTACCACCAGTAACACCTAATCCAAACAACTATACATCAACAAATGAACATGACAACGAAGCAACACGTCAGTTTTAAGCAATGAATCGATTTGTGGTTTTCGGGTAATCGCGGTCTGGCTTTGACCAGACTGAGGA from Enterococcus mundtii includes the following:
- a CDS encoding InlB B-repeat-containing protein, translated to MKSKINSKIIILMTVLVILLTHLPFHFAYGSETSEPAPESQNDPSLGVERNATITFETSPSEGGRPRSMPHITPPGGSLLYTISANPNQGFRFVRWELINGWNASIGNLNAETTSLNISTGGPIGPPVHETITIRAIYERVYNLTFQSSPNAGGNPRADQTILAQGETTTIHANVSNGYRFVQWEPVSGNATIANRTSQSTSITMGAGDSSIRAVYEQITHSVSVQANPTIGGNPRVSASSAAQGATINLNANPATGYRFVNWQFRTQNGATITNSNLANTSLRMGTGPVSVQANYERLQQGSVVVRYVDEEGNELAQSDILTGFSGEAYRTEAKEIEGWELLVKPENATGVFTNVEQIVTYTYRKNQQLWGTVPWEYDEATKTIHLYGGIAGSVPEAPWKSHSEVETIIVTNEVFLPENSASLFNGARQLESIEGVGNFNTSKVTNMDEMFARTSALKELDISQWDVSNVTSMSHTFAWMTNLRKLDVSQWDVGNVIDMGNLFMSSSSLAELDLSNWDTRNKNISGMFYLALRLSSLKLGEESVIGNTSLRTIVPTAEYTGRWVLEESLDSSVRTIAFENSNEFMANYDGNHPGTYVWERSRPEELVATLEPLSDQSTAITGWMTEVTDSRTITYQNTAGQTVSVTKESPRIKWGDYQDADQRIRQFEIPLAENERLATDTQVTLAIAKPSVETTGDLTIDEKVIKGIDYTANHFTLERNKLEGLTSEAELHELILKESQATAHDVLTQDDRSQEIKIVATDLTKDEVDDGTYFSTFQVGNKAYQFTIGIDVSSKIHHLKVSIPTKMVFESLYQGEETNREFVSPDYEIRNHSDLSVDTYVNQFIVEDDAGVTLLREDENPLDHAPLQEGQPKKFSDIKQPLLELQLMSNETKISLYGRRSEQRLAQVAPYSSVPFHLTGRFYGPYPKWISESENEQGGYYQESFVPTYRMILRFVPR
- a CDS encoding LPXTG cell wall anchor domain-containing protein, with product MENLLSDSTMRKSRSKKWQVLSVLQILFIISLSCSTIVKAEEVQSTHNIRVSGTIGSTVEETKEANKHQTLVADLSAITKQNLPETGTVVNQRIVFLGYLLIGISGGVVLFSRKRNYPIEYLK
- a CDS encoding PBP1A family penicillin-binding protein; amino-acid sequence: MPTNQTRSSKRSTSSSSPKKRGKQSTKKGTGKDRKGLITRILLIGLSLICVAFLAGVGLFWFYAKDAPALTDEKLDATVSSKLYTKDGELFEDLGAEKREKISANELPKTLEDAIVSVEDRRFYKHIGVDPVRIIGAALSNFTSGGLQGGSTLTQQLIKLSFFSTSTEDQTIRRKAQEAWMAVRLEQTKSKQEILTYYVNKVYMSNGLYGMETAAQSYFGKTLSELNLPQTALLAGMPQAPSAYDPYQFPEQAKKRRDTVLYTMLQNEKISQTEYDTAINTPITDGLQELTQEDTNTRIVDNYVKEVINEVHAKTDKNVYTDGLDIYTNLDLNAQKHLYDVVNTDQYVAYPDDQMQVATTLIDVNTGQVTAQIGGRNIPDDVALGNNLAVNTSRDFGSTMKPITDYAPAFEELNYSTGKLIADAPYNYEGTSIPVSNWDNRYMGMVTLRQALYLSRNVPAVKLFNEVGADKVAEFLSSLGIEYSTIHQSNAISSNTEQQDGTKYGASSEKMAAAYAALANGGTYYKPQYVNRIVFQDGTEETFEPEGTRAMSEETAYMVTDILKDTITRGTGTNAAIPGLIQAGKTGTSNYTDEEYAKLGTSTGVYPDILFAGYTPNYAISVWTGYNDKMTPITSTGTDVASDVYRELMKFVSANVTNTDWTMPNGLYRSGGELFFRNASSSGNSNATVPSTTIPSSSAVVPVTPVPDSSTSETVPETSTSSTTEPSSSEQSTPPSSEPTEPSSEPSTEPPASSSEEAPPESSATPPSSEDTNAAGGDSGTRTAPSTRSSSRNSSD
- the recU gene encoding Holliday junction resolvase RecU, whose protein sequence is MVLRYPNGRPYIKDASSKEKKQVKRNPNTEFGNRGMRFEEAINESNEYYLAHQMAVIHKKPTPVQIVKVDYPRRSAAVIKEAYFTQASTTDYNGVYRGFYLDFEAKETKNKTSFPFKNFHPHQISHMEACQKQGGICFVLLWFSALQRCFYLDSTHLVHYWHEQQTQGRKSLPLSLIEELGIEIPSGFAPRVPYLQAIDQYLESNEGEPKNAN
- a CDS encoding DUF1273 domain-containing protein: MDTIKVMYISGYRSFELGIFKDNDPKMTVIKKVLKNELTQLVEEGLEWVIISGNLGVELWAGEVVAEMKTDYPELKLGIIYPFAEFGNGWNENNQEKKRLVEQLSDYRESVSHQPYQSPSQLRNHTQFILQHTDGTLLIYDPEYPGKTDYFFKDAQKYQGSHPYEIRTVSMDDLQNFSE
- the gpsB gene encoding cell division regulator GpsB: MANLIYSPKDILQQEFKTKMRGYDPIEVDEFLDNIIKDYENYSKQLLALQEENDKLSAKVAQLSKNQGAAPSRAQQTETPKSAAVTNFDILKRLSNLEREVFGKKLDAQAGNVPPVTPNPNNYTSTNEHDNEATRQF